attttgaaagtttagaGGCTGATCAGAGACGAAAATTTGTAAGGTTTTAGATACGGAATAGAGACGAAACATTTTCTGCGtttcagagacggaaattaacaaacaaatactttacCTTTAGAGATGGATTAgagacaatttttttttatcgacGGAATCAGAGACGGATTGTCCACGGaaatcagagacggattacacttaaattttctttttgtttgtcgACAGAATTAGCGACGGAATTCTCGGTCTCAGAATTAGAGATGGAATATTTCCGTCGCTAATAATTTAGCCACGGGGCTTTCAGCCACGGACTTCAGCGAcggaaatttccgtctctgataccctgtttttttgtagtgtatataAGCATACATTGGCATGATTCATCTAGTCAAATagatttttactaattattaatcCATTATTATTACGAGTTTTAGAAATGAAGAatccactaatttttttataataatagattTAATATAACTTGAAAGAGTATATCAGATTACTGTAATTTACCGTAATTTTTTTCACAGAAAGATTTTTTGTTCTCTTCtgatattagaaaaaagtaaattacatttaacccatttaatttatgtcaaaaattAGTTCCTTTGATCAGTTTTTGCCAAAAATGTGAGCCccaaatttctttttagagggtaaaagaatcattttttttctcattttagtaTCTTAAATTTGTAAAGTTATCAAATTAGTCATATTCTTTGGGCAACAAAAGTATTGTAACTTCCTACTTAAAATTAATGCTAATTGTTGCACCCTTATTTATTAAGGGTTGCTTCTTAGTGGCGAAGAACACATTGAaatgaacttaaaaattaagtttgagaATTGAGAGAAATGAACACATTGCgattttttagtgttttagTTGCCGGAGTTTGTAAATATTATCGGAAGAAAGCATGTGCCTTCGACGtgctctttttattttgcgGAGTTTGTTCCCATTGAATAATTTCTGTCAGTATGGAagtaaatttttgtgttgtattttttgcatatgatattttaatccTTTGTCTTTATGGAGTAGTAAATAGGTTCTGTAATGTTTAAATTATTGCGATTTTGGttcatttaattaaccaaTGGGAATAAAAACTCCAAATTAGAAAAAGCAGTTGTTGGGTACATGTTTTTTTTCGGTAACATTTGCAAACTTCAATATCTGAAGGGCCCAAAATCGTGAAAAATTGCAGGACCTATTTGCTCTTCTAGAAAACTAAGAATTAAAATgccaaaatgaaaaagatatgGCCGGAAAGttgcatttaatcctataTAAAATATGCATACATCTAATTGATATTCATttgattaattagttatattttaataactattgcaatttccttttttattaatacttaaataaaaattcaataaaacatacgagtcaattatatgaaaatatatcattatttttcttcaataactATGTcatttaattggtaaataaagcTCAAATGTTGTTTTGATAGATTCAAATTTGGGACAACttttgaaactaaattttctacgttatttattactttcatattttcataaatggTCTGGCTTTTGATTTGCAAATGTCAACGTTAGGTCTGgctggaaaattttaaatcccCACCAAACATCTCTTAACGAAGTACTTAAACTTgaaattctataaataaattcgagCCGTCCATACTTATGAGTAATCCCATTTAATGTGGTTTATTGCAATATATCAAtctattttagtttaattttattaattgaatcgatatatttttaattgtgtaaccgtcatttttatttaaaaaaaaaagaaaaaaaattctaaatccCCAAATCAAGTTATTTTACCGGgtaatgatataattttcaccaaatttgtcCTAAATGTGTaagtttttttctctttaattattGTCCATATTATCAATGTCAATTTTAAAAGGACTGGAAATACCATCCCTATAAGTATAGGACAAAAGTTGCAATTTTCCCCGTACAAGACCTTATAAAATTGCCTacgtttttaaatatttcctGCGGAAACATTGGGAGCTTATTTTTTCAGACAGAGTAACGTCTTCCCTTCCTCTTTGCAACCTCTTAATTAAAATGGAGGCCCTGTCTTCCTCCTTCCTTCCCAGATTTCCTGATTGCAACATTTCATCAGCTGTCGGGATTGAGAAGAAGCCTCAAACGAAAATCATTGCCATTTATTCCTTCACCAAATTTCACGAGTCTTTAATGAAGCTTATATCAAATTCTGCTGAAAGAATTAAGTTCAAGACTATGCACATGCACCCAATTTCGAAGAACAAGACGGAAAAGCAATCGTTACTTGCGAATATGTTCAAGTCAGTCGATGATTTTATATGCAACCACCTTGACTTACCCCTTCGTCCATCCATTGATCCCGAACATGTACTTTTCGGCAACTTTGCTCCGGTGGATGAACTTCCTCCGACTCCCTGTGAGGTGGTGGAAGGCTCCCTTCCGAGTTGCCTGGACGGAGTATACCTGCGCAACGGCCCCAATCCTCAGTTCATCCCCCGCGGCCCATACCACCTCTTCGACGGTGATGGGATGCTTCACATGATCAAGATCTCTAGAGGGAAAGCCACGTTTTGTAGTCGCTATGTCAAGACTTACAAATACATGGTTGAGTGTGATCTCGGCTATGCCGTCTTCCCAAGTGGCTTCTCCTCCTTCAATGGCCTCATGGCCTCGATGGCACGGGTTGGTCTAAGTGTTGCACGTGTACTTACTGGACAGTTCAATCCTGTAGTTAATGGCTTTGGCATGGCAAACACTAGTGTGGCCCTAATCAGTGGAAAATTATATGCTCTATGTGAATCTGATCTCCCCTATGAGATTGAAGTGACCTCAGATGGAGATATCAGAACTATTGGCCGCCATGATTTTGACAGCAGCGAGCCCTTTATAAGCATGACTGCGCACCCAAAAGTTGATCCAGACACAGGCGAAACCTTTGCTTTCAGATTCCACGTAGTTCCTCCATTCTTGACATTTTTCAGAATCGGTTCTGATGGAAGAAAAGGACCAGACGTTCCCATCTTCTCCATGAAGAGTACAGCTTTGATCCATGACTTTGctgtaacaaaaaattacgCCATATTTAATGATGGGCAGATGGTGATAAGCCCCCTGGAGCTTTTGAGAGGACGACCCCCAATGAGAATTGATCCTGTTAAAGTGCCGAGGCTGGGCATTATCCGGAGATGCGCTAAAGACGAGAGTGGAATGTGGTGGATTGATGTGCCTGGATTCAACATGTCACATTCAGTTAACGCATGGGAAGAAGACGACGGTGAGACCATAGTAGTGGTGGCCTCTAATCTTTCATCTGTTGAACTGGCCTTGGAGCGTCTGGATTTGGCGCAGCTGACGTTGGAGGAAATCAGGATAAGTGTCAAGGACAAGAAGGTGATCACGAGGCATCCCCTGTCTTCCAAAGTTCTTGACATGCCAATCATTAATCCAGCTTACGCAGGAAAGAAGAACAGGTATGACAATTCCATCTAATCTTTTAGCTAATCAATCACATGgtgcaaaatatttataatgtgaCTGGTGTATAGTTTAGGGTGATTGATCTGACCAAACTTGGTCCAGactaaaatttctttaattttagtcctttttggCCAACTTAGCAGGAAAATTACAGGTGACTTGCACATGATTTAATTAAGTCGTAGTTTTAGTCATGTAAATCAATTCATGCAATACCAAAGATGTCAATCCAACAAtctatatataacaaaaaatgacaACCCTCCCAGAGTTACATGACtaatattgcaatttaattgggtTGTATACAAGTCGTATGCAATTTCCAGTCAAGTTTGGTcagaaaaggactaaaattgccaaaatttttaaattatgactataaattgtaaaatcaaTTCATGTAAGACGAAAAATGCCTACTCTCAAATTACTGGACAAAATTCCAATTTTCTCCTAATTCATGCATCAACTTaatcttaacaaaaatattcacttgagaaaattttcactCAATGACtttttgttcttgaaaaagtatatatatttcgaTATTACCAATCTAgttttacatgtatatatgaggaaattattttactgatcaaataaattagaagAGTCTTAAGACATACTATAGACAAACCTTTTAAGCTTTAAGTCAAGAACGAGACATATTGAAGCATTgtcgtataattaatttgattcataGGTATGCTTATGCCGCAGTAGTTGGCACGCCCATGCTGATGGTAGGGGTGGTGAAGTTAGATTTATCCCTATCGTCAGACGATTGCTTAGACTGCATAGTCGCTAGCCGCATGTACGAGCCAGGCTGCACCGGAAACGAACCCTTTTTCGTGCCAAATAATGCGGCTGCAGATGAGGACGATGGCTTCCTAGTTACATATGTACATGATGAGATCGCCAAAGAATCGAAGTTCTTGATCATGGACGCCAAGTCCCCCACCCTAGAGATCGTTGCCGCGGTTAAGTTACCCAGAAGAGTGCCCACTGGCTTCCATGGACTCTTTGTGAGTCAAAGTCACCTCGAGAAACTTTGCAGGGACGATTGATctgcataattttatatgcCTAGCATGAATTTTGGAGGAGTTCCATTGTACATTTACATATTCGTGTAATACTTGCATGTACATGGTTGTATGCAAGACAGCTCGGGGTGGCATTTTAAAGAATCTAAGGAGCATGTtcgtaatattaactataattcataattcaataaCTTTTAATGATTAGAGGATTTCGATCACCAAAATTTTAACTCGACggaaattgtatttatatatacccTACAGGCTCAGAGTTGGAATTTTagtattgtatttataaagatttaacaattaaatactcataattcattaattttgtgaaattattttttccccaTGTCATTAGCTTGaactgcaaaagaaaaaaaatcgcaaattgtaaaattactGTGCATATACCACAAAGAAGTAGCAAGACAACACAAAATGTGGTTCCTTTTTTGTAGTTTAAGTTGATATTGAACTTGTTGCCCAGTTAATCAACAATATTTTGGTATCTTTTTGGTAAAGTCAGAATGTGAAAAACTTCAAccaaaattgcactttttatCCCATGCACTAGATAGagtcttttcatttttggtccccTACTTTACAAGATCGATAATTTAGTAccaaaatcttaaaaatttgaCATTATTAATCCTGCACTATTAAATGTTAACGAAACCGTTAGTCAACAGTTGTTCTTGACCAATAAATGTTCAAATTCTGCTACAAAGCCcccatattttaaaaataggataaaaacTTTGAAAACAAATCTCTTTTTGGATTCaatttgactaaaataccTTTTTTGATCTTAAAAAGTTACccttcttaatttcttttagtttgAGATTGTTCTTTGTggtcttttgtttgtttttctcccttctaaaacaataaataattgcTTTTCTcagtatatttatttaaatattaaaatatcaaaaaagtatatcaaattttttatctttacaatttaaaaagttaaattaacatcacataaaaaaaattaatattctaaagttcattttctaaatttagacATCTATCTGAATATTCTTTTAGTTaccattatatttataatgttaatttaattttaaattttgtttataataaataatataatatattcaaagtAAATAGTAagttaattagttaaaaaatatataatttttataattgattaatatttatactcagatagatatttaaatttagaaaataaaactttagtatattaattttttagttgattaatttaattttttaatttaaaatttaaaacttaaaaatttgatatacatttttggtatttaaaatttacataaatatattgaagaagacaattattcattttttttggaggaagaaaatacagaaaaaaaaaagaccccAAAAGacaatctcaaaataaaagaaataaaaatgaataattttataagatcaaGAAAGGTATTTTAGTCGAATTGTGTACaaaaagagagattttttttcaaaacatggTGGTTTttagctttttctttttggaaaatgtaaggataaaatagaattttaacatttattgATAAAGTCAGCAACTGTTGACTAACGATTTCCGTGAATATTTAACGGGACAGTACAATagtgttaaaattttagaatattgaaACTAGAATGCCGATCCCGTAAAGCAGGGGACCCTATCTAGTGGAatcaaaagtgcaattttacctaaactttacatttttttgtatatcCACGTTATTCCAAACTTTATTCTCAGATTaccatattaatatatatatatcttgacaCTTAATTCCCATTGTTTATATGATGTTGTTAGCTTATACTGTtacaaatcaatcaaaatggaattatacttataagtCGTTTACCAAGTGATGAACGTACTTATAAGTCTATTAtggatatttaatatatatgttagtcCTTATGTAACTACAGTCTTGAAAATTGCCCCCACCCACCACCCGAAACATATATGgaataaaatgcaatttattcatCATTTACTACGGGATGGTTGGATGCTTTGTGAacagtaattcttgattaaaaaatactaatttagtCAATGTCCATAATTTTCGgccaaatattaaattttggtgACCAAAGTTTTCTAATTgctaaaattgatgaaattatcaattataatttaccatcCCCATAGTTAGAAATTATTTAGCAGTAAATGCAACTTAATCTGAAATATAAAGTCTTGCTAGCTATTTCATTGACCAATGAACTATCAGCATTATTTACTTTGGCTTATGGTAATaaatatcatcaattttattttggtttatgGTAATAAAAAGCATCAATAGTTTCTAACAAGTGTAAGAGTTATGACCTTACGAATGATTCTCTGTGTTGTTAACATAAGGTTGAacgaaattttttttcccctaagTTTGCattagaaaaaacaaattacaattaactataatattaatagcccgttaactaaaaataatgaaaagtatCAAccttttattatgaaaaaattatttatcatagcTAAAagttatagtaaaaatatttatcatattttttagtgAACAAATGTTTTGGCGTCGAAAAGGTACTCTTACTGAATGATAGGATTGTAGACAAGATTTTTTGGAGTTCATCTAGTACTGTCAAAAGGATGCATTGGTCATTTTGGTTAAGCATTTGTCATCCAGTTGAGGAAGGAGGTCTAAAAGTGCCAAGTCTGGTGGACACTGTATCTACTTTTGCAGTCAAACTCGAGTGGTGGTTTTGCACAAGTCATTCTTTATGGGCGGATTTCTTCAGAAAGAAATATTGCAAGTCGTGCCCGGCTTCCACAAAAATTTACTCGATAGGGTCCCCTCAATGGCACCGATTGCAGAAGGCTAAAATTGTAGTAGAGAAAGGTATCTTTTACCCTTTTGACCATGGCGAATTATgcttttggaacgattttggTATGGGGAGGCTTCACTAGCAGAAATCGTTGCCATCCCTTTTCGCTTCACGAGCGagtttttcattattattggAAGAACAGAGTGTGGGATATGGACAAGCTTCCACGAGTTTTGTTAGATgacatttcttaaaaaatggATGTGATTCCCTTCAAATCTGACTAGCTAGATAGGGCATGGTGGAAGACGAATTCCACGGGCACTTTTACGATTAAGGTGGCATGGGAGCTAGTTCGAATTGGGGGAGTGAAACGACAACTTCTCAGGGATTTGTGGCACCGTAATATCACCCCTCAATGTCCATATTTTTGTGGAGGTTGTCGTACAATTCTGTTTCTGTGGATGAGTGGCTCCAAAAAAGGGGCTTCCAATAGTTTCAAAATGTATGTGTTGCAATTCCTGTGAAACGATTCAGCATGTATTTTTGAAAGGGGTTGGGGTGCGGGAGGTGTATCAGCACTTTGGGAACTATTTTTTAGTTTCACGACTCCAGAAGCTTGTCATGTCCGTATTATGCTCTAAGCATGGCAACTATCATCTTCTTCTGTACAAAGCGGCCATATCGAAAAACTGCTACCAATCCTTATTTTGTGGTTCACTTGGCATATGCGTAATGAAACCAAGTTTAAAAATGATCATTAGAAGTATTTCAGCACATCTTGCACTATTACATAATGCTAACAGAATGATGACAAATAACTGAAAGGGGATTTGGTAGTATTAGTGATTTAGGTTTCAACTTTCCA
The window above is part of the Sesamum indicum cultivar Zhongzhi No. 13 linkage group LG2, S_indicum_v1.0, whole genome shotgun sequence genome. Proteins encoded here:
- the LOC105155499 gene encoding probable carotenoid cleavage dioxygenase 4, chloroplastic, with the protein product MKLISNSAERIKFKTMHMHPISKNKTEKQSLLANMFKSVDDFICNHLDLPLRPSIDPEHVLFGNFAPVDELPPTPCEVVEGSLPSCLDGVYLRNGPNPQFIPRGPYHLFDGDGMLHMIKISRGKATFCSRYVKTYKYMVECDLGYAVFPSGFSSFNGLMASMARVGLSVARVLTGQFNPVVNGFGMANTSVALISGKLYALCESDLPYEIEVTSDGDIRTIGRHDFDSSEPFISMTAHPKVDPDTGETFAFRFHVVPPFLTFFRIGSDGRKGPDVPIFSMKSTALIHDFAVTKNYAIFNDGQMVISPLELLRGRPPMRIDPVKVPRLGIIRRCAKDESGMWWIDVPGFNMSHSVNAWEEDDGETIVVVASNLSSVELALERLDLAQLTLEEIRISVKDKKVITRHPLSSKVLDMPIINPAYAGKKNRYAYAAVVGTPMLMVGVVKLDLSLSSDDCLDCIVASRMYEPGCTGNEPFFVPNNAAADEDDGFLVTYVHDEIAKESKFLIMDAKSPTLEIVAAVKLPRRVPTGFHGLFVSQSHLEKLCRDD